A window of the Brassica oleracea var. oleracea cultivar TO1000 chromosome C1, BOL, whole genome shotgun sequence genome harbors these coding sequences:
- the LOC106339914 gene encoding ATP synthase subunit b', chloroplastic: protein MANSIMASSKPLISLSSSTQPTRVNLPKSIKLPQIPKPISSSLSSKALSFSSATVKSLALIAALAPPSMAEAMEKAQLFDFNLTLPIIVVEFLFLMFALDKVYYSPLGNFMDKRDGEIKEKLASVKDTSAEVKELDEQAAAVMRAARAEIAAALNKMKKETQVEVEEQLAVGRKKVEAELQEALASLEKQKEETIKALDSQIAALSEDIVKKVLPS, encoded by the exons ATGGCTAACTCGATAATGGCTTCCTCCAAACCCCTCATCTCCCTCTCCTCCTCAACTCAACCAACCCGCGTCAACCTCCCCAAATCCATCAAACTCCCCCAGATCCCCAAACCCATCTCCTCCTCCCTCAGCAGCAAGGCTCTGTCTTTCTCCTCCGCCACCGTAAAGTCTCTAGCTTTAATCGCCGCCCTCGCTCCCCCTTCCATGGCCGAAGCTATGGAGAAGGCGCAGCTCTTCGACTTCAACCTCACGCTCCCGATCATCGTCGTGGAGTTTCTCTTCCTGATGTTCGCGCTCGACAAGGTGTATTATTCGCCGCTTGGGAACTTTATGGATAAGAGAGACGGTGAGATTAAGGAGAAGCTCGCGAGCGTGAAGGACACTTCCGCTGAGGTGAAGGAGCTCGATGAACAGGCTGCTGCTGTGATGAGGGCGGCTAGGGCTGAGATCGCCGCCGCGCTTAATAAGATGAAGAAGGAGACGCAG GTGGAGGTAGAGGAGCAGCTGGCGGTAGGGAGGAAGAAGGTGGAGGCGGAGCTGCAGGAAGCGTTGGCGAGCTTGGAGAAGCAGAAGGAGGAGACCATTAAGGCTTTGGATTCTCAGATCGCTGCTCTTAGTGAAGACATTGTCAAGAAGGTTCTTCCTTCTTAA
- the LOC106307763 gene encoding chromosome partition protein Smc, producing the protein MGFSQAIRLNLSSYSSLSPCQTRVNQKQKTLVAFLTSCRKGKRRSSLTVKSVLNNTRPSFNDNGTAEEPSKILLDKLFARTQEQTNENSVYPPYSSLGGLESDLQAALMALLKREEDLQDAERKVLSEKKKLNRAKEGLEKRERVISEASLKHESLQEELKRANVELASQAREIEELKHKLRERDEELVAMQSSLTFKERELDRMRVEISIKTKEASVASFEFENKSLLLSQANEIVERQEGEIEALQRALKEKEEELEVSTAAKKLEQEKLRETEANLKKQTEEWLVAQEEVSKLQGETVKRLGEANETMEDFRRVKKLLTDVRFELISSREALLSSREQMGEKEVLLEKQLEELEEQRRSVLSYMQSLRDACGEVESERVKLRVAEAKNFALEREISIQKELIEELREELKKERSLLEQAMHDVSTIQDELDKRTKEFQFSQTLLQEKESSLVEAKLEIQHLKSEQASLELLLQEKDEELTVARNQLEEVNREVTELKMLMRTREDQLTQATELLKEKDVHLNRIEGELGSSKIQASEAEMVVGRIAELTSRLVQDQMQQQPLEKQPYGDYGMENKRLVMELNFTRENLRLKEMEVLAAQRALTLKDEEINVLMGRLEAKEREVKKLKEETVNDSEDLKMLYALAQERIEGRTMGDLAIEKLQLDAAQLEVEAATSALQKLAEMSTELLTQADMSVEADSDIVVVPENENSSADCIAEVKSEVGRLWSLTERLLENAGIVDGTTSTCINGL; encoded by the exons ATGGGTTTCTCTCAGGCTATTCGCCTGAATCTGTCTTCCTACTCGTCTCTCTCTCCCTGCCAG ACAAGAGTGAACCAGAAGCAGAAGACTCTTGTTGCGTTCCTCACCAGTTGTAGAAAGGGAAAGAGACGTTCTTCACTCACTGTTAAATCAGTTCTGAACAATACAAGACCAAGCTTCAACGACAATGGAACAGCCGAGGAGCCTTCAAAGATTCTTTTGGATAAACTATTCGCTCGGACACAGGAACAAACGAATGAGAACTCGGTGTATCCTCCTTACTCGAGCCTTGGGGGGCTTGAGTCTGACCTTCAAGCTGCGCTAATGGCTTTGTTGAAACGGGAAGAAGACTTGCAGGACGCAGAGAGGAAGGTTCTCTCCGAGAAGAAGAAACTAAACCGAGCAAAGGAAGGGTTGGAGAAACGGGAGAGAGTAATCTCCGAAGCTTCCTTGAAGCACGAGAGTCTACAAGAGGAGCTGAAGCGTGCGAACGTGGAGTTAGCTTCACAGGCCAGAGAGATTGAAGAGTTAAAGCATAAGCTCAGGGAAAGAGACGAGGAGCTTGTCGCTATGCAGTCGTCATTGACTTTTAAGGAACGTGAGCTGGATCGAATGCGCGTTGAGATTTCAATCAAAACCAAGGAGGCTTCCGTGGCGAGTTTTGAGTTTGAGAACAAGTCACTGCTCTTGAGCCAAGCGAATGAGATTGTGGAGAGACAAGAGGGTGAGATAGAAGCGCTTCAGAGAGCACTCAAGGAGAAGGAAGAGGAGCTAGAGGTTTCTACAGCGGCGAAGAAGCTTGAGCAGGAGAAGCTTAGAGAAACAGAAGCTAACTTGAAGAAGCAGACGGAAGAGTGGTTAGTGGCTCAGGAGGAAGTGAGCAAGCTTCAGGGGGAGACAGTGAAGCGCTTAGGAGAAGCTAATGAAACCATGGAGGACTTTAGGAGAGTGAAGAAGCTTCTAACCGATGTGAGATTCGAGCTAATTTCTTCTCGGGAAGCTTTGTTATCTTCAAGAGAGCAGATGGGAGAAAAGGAAGTACTGTTGGAAAAACAGTTAGAGGAACTCGAGGAGCAGAGGAGAAGCGTGTTGTCGTATATGCAAAGCTTGAGAGATGCTTGCGGTGAAGTGGAGAGTGAGAGAGTAAAGCTCAGAGTCGCTGAGGCTAAGAACTTTGCACTCGAGCGAGAGATATCAATCCAAAAAGAACTGATTGAGGAGCTACGAGAGGAGTTGAAGAAAGAGAGATCTCTGTTGGAGCAAGCTATGCATGATGTCTCCACCATTCAAGACGAGCTTGACAAAAGAACTAAAGAGTTTCAATTCTCGCAGACTCTACTTCAGGAGAAAGAGTCAAGCTTGGTGGAGGCTAAACTAGAAATTCAGCATTTAAAGTCTGAACAAGCTTCTCTAGAGCTGTTACTTCAAGAGAAAGATGAAGAGCTCACGGTAGCGAGGAATCAGTTAGAAGAAGTGAACCGGGAGGTTACAGAGCTGAAGATGCTTATGAGAACTAGAGAAGATCAGCTTACGCAGGCGACTGAGTTGCTGAAGGAGAAAGATGTCCACCTTAACAGAATCGAAGGCGAGTTAGGCAGTTCCAAGATTCAAGCCAGTGAAGCTGAGATGGTGGTGGGGAGAATCGCAGAGCTGACGAGCAGATTGGTTCAAGATCAGATGCAGCAACAACCACTTGAGAAACAGCCTTATGGTGATTACGGGATGGAGAACAAACGGCTAGTGATGGAGTTAAACTTCACCAGAGAGAATCTACGGTTGAAAGAAATGGAAGTTTTAGCTGCGCAGAGGGCTCTGACGTTGAAGGACGAAGAGATAAATGTACTCATGGGAAGACTAGAAGCCAAGGAGAGGGAAGTCAAGAAACTAAAAGAAGAAACGGTTAATGACAGTGAAGATTTGAAAATGCTATATGCATTGGCACAAGAGAGGATCGAGGGGAGAACGATGGGTGATCTAGCCATAGAGAAGCTTCAGCTTGACGCGGCTCAACTTGAAGTGGAAGCTGCGACGAGCGCGTTGCAGAAGCTTGCGGAGATGAGCACAGAGCTTTTAACTCAAGCTGACATGAGTGTGGAGGCAGATTCTGATATTGTTGTAGTGCCAGAGAACGAAAACAGTTCAGCCGATTGTATTGCCGAGGTGAAATCAGAAGTTGGGAGGCTCTGGTCGTTGACAGAGAGACTCCTAGAGAATGCAGGAATCGTTGATGGTACTACATCCACATGCATTAATGGATTATGA
- the LOC106304899 gene encoding pantothenate kinase 2, which yields MASPGDEEHDPILDDNREAEAISQACVGGERDMAPSAPGPSIHRSGSRPQLDLSKAEIQGNLEERDPTILLPNQSDDISHLALDIGGSLIKLLYFSRHEEDYSNDDDKRKRTIKERLGITNGNLRSYPVLGGRLHFVKFETHKINECLDFIHSKQLHRRDPYPWSSKTLPLGTGVIKVTGGGAYKFADLFKERLGVSIEKEDEMHCLVSGANFLLKAIRHEAFTHMEAEKEFVQIDPNDLYPYLLVNVGSGVSIIKVDGEGKFERVSGTNVGGGTYWGLGKLLTKCKSFDELLELSQKGDNSTIDMLVGDIYGGMDYSKIGLSASTIASSFGKAISENKELEDYRPEDISLSLLRMISYNIGQISYLNALRFGLKRIFFGGFFIRGHAYTMDTISFAVHFWSKGEMQAMFLRHEGFLGALGAFMSYEKHGLDDLMSHQLVERFPMGAPYTGGNIHGPPLGDLNEKISWMEKFVRRGTEITAPVPMTPSKTTGLGGFDVPSSRGSPLRSDASALNIGVLHLVPTLEVFPLLADPKTYEPNTIDLSDQGEREYWLKVLSEHLPDLVDTAVASEGGTEDAKRRGDAFARAFSAHLARLMEEPAAYGKLGLANLLELREECLREFQFLDAYRSIKQRENEASLAVLPDLLEELDSMNEEARLLTLIEGVLAANIFDWGSRACVDLYRKGTIIEIYRMSRNKMQRPWRVDDFDAFKERMLGSGGKQPHRHKRALLFVDNSGADVILGMLPLAREFLRRGTEVVLVANSLPALNDVTAMELPDIVAGAAKHCDILRRAAEMGGLLVDAMVNPGDGSKKDSTSAPLMVVENGCGSPCIDLRQVSSELAAAAKEADLVILEGMGRALHTNFNAQFKCESLKLAMVKNQRLADKLIKGNIYDCVCRYEPPSVSQM from the exons ATGGCGAGTCCAGGAGATGAAGAGCATGATCCAATTCTTGACGATAACAGAGAAGCTGAAGCAATATCTCAAGCTTGTGTTGGTGGTGAGAGAGATATGGCTCCTTCTGCTCCTGGGCCTTCAATCCACAGATCTGGCTCTAGACCACAGCTTGATCTGAGCAAAGCTGAAATTCAAGGAAATTTGGAGGAGAGAGATCCCACCATTCTATTGCCTAATCAGTCTGATGATATCTCTCATTTGGCACTTGATATTGGTG GATCTTTGATAAAGTTGCTGTATTTCTCACGGCACGAGGAGGACTACTCAAACGATGATGATAAGAGGAAGAGGACCATCAAGGAGAGGTTGGGTATCACCAATGGCAACTTGAGAAGCTATCCTGTTCTTGGTGGTAGACTTCACTTTGTCAAGTTTGAGACGCATAAAATAAACGAGTGCTTGGATTTTATTCACTCTAAGCAGCTTCATCGCCGAG ATCCTTACCCTTGGAGTTCGAAGACCCTGCCTTTGGGGACTGGTGTTATCAAG GTCACAGGTGGAGGGGCTTATAAATTTGCAGACTTGTTCAAGGAACGTCTAGGCGTTAGTATTGAAAAAGAAGATGAAATGCATTGCCTCGTCTCTGGAGCTAATTTTTTACTCAAA GCTATTCGACATGAAGCCTTCACGCACATGGAGGCTGAGAAAGAATTTGTACAGATAGATCCCAACGACTTGTATCCCTATCTTCTTGTTAACGTTGGTTCTGGTGTCAGCATAATCAAG GTTGATGGAGAAGGAAAGTTTGAACGTGTGAGTGGGACAAATGTTGGTGGTGGTACCTATTGGGGTTTAGGCAAACTTCTAACCAAGTGCAAGAG CTTTGATGAACTGCTAGAACTCAGCCAAAAGGGAGACAATAGTACCATTGACATGCTTGTTGGTGATATTTACGGTGGCATGGATTACTCCAAG ATTGGCCTCTCTGCTTCAACAATAGCTTCTAGTTTTGGCAAGGCCATCTCTGAAAACAAGGAACTTGAAGATTACAGACCTGAAGATATCTCCTTGTCTCTTTTGCGGATGATCTCATACAACATTGGACAG ATATCGTATTTGAACGCCCTTCGCTTTGGGTTAAAACGAATATTCTTTGGAGGATTTTTCATAAGGGGCCATGCATATACCATGGACACAATCTCGTTTGCTGTGCATTTCTG GTCGAAAGGTGAGATGCAAGCTATGTTCTTGAGGCATGAAGGCTTTCTTGGTGCTCTTGGTGCGTTCATGAGCTACGAGAAGCACGGATTGGATGATTTAATGTCTCATCAGTTGGTTGAGAGGTTCCCAATGGGTGCACCATACACTGGAGGAAATATTCATGGACCACCACTCGGTGATCTTAACGAGAAG ATTTCGTGGATGGAGAAGTTTGTGCGTAGAGGGACTGAAATAACTGCGCCTGTACCGATGACTCCATCAAAAACCACTGGCCTTGGCGGGTTTGATGTGCCTTCATCAAGAGGTAGTCCGCTCAGATCTGACGCCAGTGCTTTAAATATTGGCGTTCTCCATCTTGTGCCCACGCTAGAGGTGTTCCCTTTGCTGGCTGACCCCAAAAC GTATGAGCCTAACACTATTGACTTATCAGACCAAGGCGAACGAGA GTATTGGCTCAAAGTTCTGTCTGAGCATTTGCCAGACCTCGTTGATACG GCTGTGGCAAGTGAAGGAGGAACTGAAGATGCGAAAAGGCGCGGCGATGCTTTTGCTCGTGCTTTTTCTGCTCATCTGGCAAG ATTGATGGAAGAGCCAGCTGCATATGGAAAGCTGGGGCTAGCAAATCTCTTGGAACTTAGGGAAGAATGCTTAAGGGAGTTCCAGTTTCTTGATGCCTATAGAAGCATCAAGCAAAG GGAGAACGAGGCATCACTTGCTGTTTTACCTGATTTACTAGAGGAGCTTGATTCAATGAATGAGGAGGCGAGGTTGCTTACACTAATAGAAGGTGTTCTTGCTGCAAACATATTCGACTGGGGATCTCGAGCATGTGTGGATCTATACCGCAAAGGAACCATTATTGAAATATACAGAATGAGTCGCAACAAGATGCAGAGACCGTGGAGG GTAGATGATTTTGATGCTTTCAAAGAAAGGATGCTTGGGTCTGGGGGTAAGCAGCCCCATCGACATAAAAGAGCGTTGCTCTTTGTTGATAACTCAGGAGCTGATGTCATTCTTGGGATGCTTCCTCTTGCCAGAGAGTTTCTTCGCCGTGGGACTGAA GTTGTTCTGGTGGCAAACTCTCTTCCTGCTCTTAATGATGTGACTGCTATGGAACTTCCTGATATAGTAGCCGGGGCTGCCAAG CACTGTGATATCTTGAGGAGAGCTGCAGAAATGGGAGGCTTACTTGTGGATGCGATGGTGAATCCAGGAGATGGGTCGAAGAAGGATTCAACTTCAGCACCATTGATGGTTGTTGAAAATGGATGTGGAAGTCCTTGCATTGACCTCAGACAAGTCAGCTCCGAGCTTGCAGCTGCTGCCAAAGAAGCTGATCTT GTTATTTTGGAAGGTATGGGAAGAGCTCTTCACACAAACTTCAACGCCCAATTCAAATGCGAGTCTCTCAAG CTAGCAATGGTTAAGAATCAGAGATTAGCTGACAAGTTGATAAAGGGAAACATATATGACTGTGTTTGCAGATACGAGCCTCCCTCCGTTTCTCAAATGTAA
- the LOC106304909 gene encoding uncharacterized protein LOC106304909 yields MQRRSPPKHRHDGTSPLPLGMDWSPPPRKWSGRDTVWPHDPRTGWSYCVTIPSWVVLPKSRNSDPVVFYRVQISVQSPEGVTTMRGVLRRFNDFLKLLTDLKREFPRKSFPSAPPKGLLRMKSRALLEERRCSLEEWITKLLSDIEFARSVVVASFLELEAAARSACQDVDQNASDATNDKNSTSSSPMVHPSLSLFQTGGGSSLTSDYGSDTAYETSEFGSPSLGQDDVSEIGTEDLTLDEEVTNPMEKILNLSMSNIDEGLSMSQTILDQLEDFPKHKVRSRYVNNIPGKDVYNGNASKGALLANNGSRLLSEPEPLAHSVMHDRNLSFESADGFSLHTGETSTSGLLSSSSDSHLDLHRGAGASLGTGLVCNPERQGSAQIVLPLELRKKLNKIMLATNERLVNAKTDMEDLIARLNQEIAVKEYLNKKVNDLEGELETTKQRSKENLEQAIMTERERFTQMQWDMQELRQKSYEMEMKLKSREDGSSHAEPTEQSSISERHVLSKELDARNQQLEDLSRRYEELEAKSKADIKVLVKEVKSLRRSHVELEKELTQSLTDKTEAEKLLEHERKLLENTVSARKKLLSDCRILHERLKEYNLNLSTDGNGNLVEDSTTVSDALRLLSISDDQIEEAQLLAGFDEAAQDIDKSLSIDTEARIMEDELRKILANIFVENAKLRKQVNSAMLRALQKDVETTEDVVNEENGDEKEEASTETLNI; encoded by the exons ATGCAGAGACGGAGTCCGCCGAAACACAGGCATGACGGAACGTCGCCGCTTCCGTTGGGGATGGATTGGAGTCCTCCCCCTCGCAAATGG AGTGGTAGAGATACTGTTTGGCCTCATGACCCTCGAACCGGATGGAGTTATTGTGTTACGATACCTTCATGGGTTGTCCTTCCTAAATCAAGAAATTCAGATCCTGTTGTG TTTTACAGGGTTCAGATAAGTGTGCAATCCCCTGAAGGTGTGACTACAATGCGGGGAGTGCTGAGAAGGTTTAATGATTTTCTAAAGCTATTGACGGAT CTTAAAAGAGAATTTCCCAGAAAGAGTTTTCCATCAGCTCCACCCAAAGGGCTGTTACGTATGAAAAGTAGAGCATTGTTAGAAGAG AGAAGGTGCTCTCTTGAGGAGTGGATAACGAAGCTATTATCGGATATAGAATTCGCAAGAAGTGTCGTAGTTGCATCCTTTCTTGAACTGGAAGCTGCTGCTAGGTCTG CATGCCAAGATGTCGATCAGAATGCTTCTGATGCCACTAATGATAAAAATAGCACAAGTTCGTCACCAATGGTTCACCCAAGTTTGAGCTTGTTTCAGACTGGCGGCGGTTCTTCTCTCACATCTGACTATGGCAGTGATACTGCTTATGAAACGTCTGAGTTTGGATCTCCAAGTTTAGGACAGGATGATGTTTCTGAAATTGGTACCGAGGATCTAACTCTGGATGAAGAAGTAACAAATCCAATGGAGAAGATACTTAACTTAAGCATGTCCAACATTGACGAGGGACTTTCAATGAGCCAAACTATTCTAGATCAGCTTGAAGACTTTCCCAAACATAAAGTTCGATCAAGATATGTCAATAATATCCCAGGGAAAGATGTGTATAATGGAAATGCTTCTAAAGGTGCACTTCTAGCTAATAATGGCTCACGACTTCTCTCTGAACCAGAACCGTTAGCTCACTCAGTTATGCATGATAGAAATCTTTCTTTTGAGAGTGCTGACGGGTTTTCTCTACACACCGGTGAGACATCAACATCTGGTCTCCTAAGTTCAAGCAGTGATAGCCACCTGGATCTGCACCGAGGTGCAGGTGCATCGCTTGGAACTGGACTTGTTTGTAACCCGGAGAGGCAGGGTAGTGCACAAATAGTTCTTCCACTGGAACTGCGTAAGAAATTGAACAAGATTATGTTAGCCACGAATGAGAGACTTGTCAATGCAAAAACAGATATGGAGGATCTTATAGCAAGACTAAATCAAGAGATAGCGGTCAAAGAATACCTGAACAAAAAG GTTAATGATCTAGAAGGGGAGCTTGAAACTACTAAGCAGAGAAGCAAAGAGAATTTGGAACAAGCTATTATGACCGAGAGGGAAAGATTTACTCAGATGCAGTGGGATATGCAAGAACTTAGACAAAAATCCTACGAGATGGAAATGAAGTTAAAATCGAGAGAG GATGGGAGCTCACATGCAGAACCCACTGAACAGTCAAGTATTTCTGAGAGACATGTTTTGTCAAAAGAATTGGATGCCAGAAACCAACAACTGGAGGATCTCTCCAGACGATACGAGGAGTTAGAGGCAAAATCAAAAGCAGATATTAAAGTTCTGGTCAAAGAGGTCAAATCTCTGAGGCGTTCTCATGTGGAACTAGAAAAGGAACTGACTCAATCTTTGACAGATAAAACTGAAGCGGAG AAACTACTCGAGCATGAGAGAAAACTACTTGAGAACACGGTATCAGCTAGAAAAAAGCTGCTTAGTGACTGCAGAATTCTCCACGAGCGGCTTAAGGAGTACAACTTGAATTTGTCAACGGACGGAAATGGTAACTTGGTAGAGGACTCAACTACAGTATCAGATGCTTTGCGTTTGCTATCAATATCTGATGATCAAATCGAGGAG GCTCAGCTGCTTGCTGGGTTCGATGAAGCGGCTCAAGACATTGATAAATCTCTCAGCATCGATACTGAAGCAAGAATCATGGAGGACGAGCTAAGGAAAATATTAGCAAACATCTTTGTTGAGAATGCCAAATTGAGAAAACAGGTGAACTCTGCAATGCTTCGTGCTCTCCAAAAAGACGTAGAGACAACCGAAGATGTGGTGAACGAGGAAAATGGTGACGAGAAAGAGGAGGCATCAACGGAAACACTGAACATATAG
- the LOC106341350 gene encoding vesicle-associated membrane protein 711, translated as MAILYALVARGTVVLAEFTATSTNASTIAKQILEKVHGNNNDSNVSYSQDRYVFHVKRTDGLTVLCMAEETAGRRIPFTFLEDIHQRFVRTYGRAVHTAQAYAMNDEFSRVLSQQIEYYSNDPNADRINRIKGEMSQVRDVMIENIDKVLDRGERLELLVDKTATMQGNTFRFRKQARRFRSTVWWRNCKLTFLLILVLLVIIYIAVAFVCHGPLLPSCI; from the exons ATGGCGATTCTGTACGCGCTGGTGGCGCGTGGGACGGTGGTGCTTGCGGAGTTCACCGCGACGTCCACGAACGCGAGCACGATCGCCAAGCAGATCCTGGAGAAGGTCCATGGGAACAACAACGACAGCAACGTCTCCTACTCTCAGGACCGCTACGTCTTCCACGTTAAACGCACCGATGGCCTCACCGTCCTCTGTATGGCCGAGGAAACCGCCGGCC GGAGGATTCCGTTTACGTTTCTGGAAGATATTCACCAGAGGTTCGTGAGGACTTACGGCAGAGCAGTTCATACAGCGCAAGCTTACGCCATGAACGACGAGTTCTCTAGAGTTCTTAGTCAGCAGATTGAGTATTACTCTAATGATCCTAACGCCGATAGGATTAATCGGATTAAGGGTGAAATGAGTCAG GTGCGGGATGTCATGATAGAGAACATTGACAAAGTGCTAGATAGAGGTGAACGCTTGGAGCTACTCGTCGATAAAACCGCCACTATGCAAGGGAATACATTCCGTTTCAGGAAGCAAGCTCGCCGTTTCAGAAGCACCGTGTGGTGGAGAAATTGCAAGCTCAC GTTCCTTTTAATACTTGTACTACTGGTGATCATATACATTGCCGTGGCTTTTGTCTGCCACGGACCTCTTCTACCATCTTGCATTTAA
- the LOC106343527 gene encoding ER membrane protein complex subunit 7 homolog — MAPILRSTPLVALLVLQISLLFFASTLPISSGSEDSYTITGRVRIPASTAIGHAAKFSNIKVVLNGGQNISFLRPDGYFTFHKVPAGTHLIEVYALGFFFSPVRVDVSARHHGKVQATLTETRRSLTELVLEPLRADQYYELREPFNVMAILKSPMGLMVGFMVVVVFLMPKLMENIDPEEMKRTQEELRNQGVPSLSSLLPASR; from the exons ATGGCGCCGATTCTCAGATCCACTCCCCTTGTCGCTTTGCTCGTCCTTCAGATTTCTCTCTTATTCTTCGCCTCTACTCTACCAATCTCATCTGG GAGTGAAGATAGTTACACGATCACGGGTCGTGTAAGGATCCCAGCAA GCACTGCAATTGGTCACGCAGCAAAATTCTCAAATATCAAAGTTGTCCTCAATGGTGGACAGAATATTTCTTTCCTCAGGCCGGATGGATATTTTACATT CCACAAAGTACCAGCGGGGACTCATCTGATTGAAGTATATGCGTTGGGCTTCTTCTTCTCTCCA GTGCGAGTTGATGTTAGCGCTCGGCACCATGGCAAAGTTCAAGCAACGCTAACTGAAACCAGAAGGAGTCTTACTGAGCTAGTTTTGGAGCCACTGCGGGCAGACCAATACTATGAG TTGCGTGAGCCTTTCAATGTAATGGCAATTTTGAAGAGTCCAATGGGTCTTATGGTGGGATTCATGGTTGTTGTAGTGTTCTTAATGCCCAAGTTGATGGAAAACATAG ATCCAGAGGAAATGAAGAGAACACAAGAGGAGCTGAGAAACCAAGGAGTGCCTTCACTCTCTAGCTTGTTGCCCGCTAGCCGCTAA
- the LOC106342512 gene encoding probable beta-1,3-galactosyltransferase 10, which yields MESLPTTVSSKSDRRGRSSKSQNTSKPSLIMAFFSCLAWLYVAGRLWQDAQHRVALNTVLKKNLELRPKALTVDDKLMVLGCKDLERRIVETEMELAQAKSQGYLKNQKSLSSSSSSGKKKMLAVIGVYTGFGSHLKRNKFRGSWMPRDDALKKLEERGVIIRFVIGRSANRGDSLDRKIDQENLATKDFLILENHEEAQEELPKKVKFFYSAAVQNWDAEFYVKVDDNVDLDLEGLIGLLESRRGQDGAYIGCMKSGDVVTQEGSQWYEPEWWKFGDDKSYFRHATGSLVILSKNLAQYININSGLLKTYAFDDTTIGSWMIGVQATYIDDNRLCCSSTRQEKVCSMA from the exons ATGGAGAGCTTACCGACGACTGTATCGTCGAAATCAGACAGGAGAGGAAGGTCTTCCAAGTCTCAGAACACATCCAAGCCTTCTCTCATCATGGCCTTCTTCTCTTGTCTTGCTTGGCTCTACGTCGCTGGCCG GTTGTGGCAAGATGCGCAGCACAGAGTAGCACTCAACACTGTGCTTAAGAAAAATTTAGAACTG AGGCCTAAGGCTCTTACGGTGGATGACAAGCTGATGGTTCTTGGATGCAA AGATCTTGAGAGGAGAATTGTGGAAACTGAAATGGAGTTGGCACAGGCGAAGAGTCAAGGCTATCTTAAAAACCAGAAGAGTCTTTCTTCTTCTTCTTCGTCAGGGAAGAAGAAGATGCTTGCTGTGATTGGAGTCTACACAGGCTTTGGGAGTCACTTGAAGCGCAATAAGTTTAGAGGTTCTTGGATGCCACGAG ATGACGCTTTGAAAAAGCTTGAGGAAAGAGGAGTTATCATACGCTTTGTGATTGGTCGGAG TGCTAACCGAGGTGATAGCTTAGATCGGAAAATTGACCAAGAAAATCTTGCAACTAAAGACTTTTTGATTCTT GAGAATCACGAGGAAGCTCAAGAAGAGTTACCAAAGAAAGTGAAGTTTTTCTACAGCGCTGCTGTTCAGAACTGGGATGCAGAGTTTTATGTCAAAGTTGATGACAACGTTGACCTTGATCTTG AGGGGTTGATTGGGCTACTTGAAAGCCGCCGTGGTCAAGATGGTGCGTACATTGGGTGCATGAAGTCTGGAGACGTGGTTACTCAAGA GGGAAGTCAATGGTACGAGCCTGAGTGGTGGAAATTTGGAGACGACAAATC GTACTTCCGTCATGCAACTGGTTCGCTTGTAATACTCTCCAAGAATCTGGCTCAGTATATCAATATAAACAG TGGATTGTTGAAGACATATGCGTTTGATGATACCACCATTGGATCTTGGATGATTGGTGTCCAGGCAACATATATAGATGACAACCGCCTTTGTTGCAGCAGCACAAGACAAG AAAAAGTGTGTTCCATGGCATGA
- the LOC106299963 gene encoding uncharacterized protein LOC106299963, with translation MATNACKFLCLILLFAFVSQGFGCSRSFSDISLKQSKTGKMVKNTPEWEVTLTNPCSCTGTDITLTCDGFKSLTPIDPSQILVAGDECSLINNLYGETDFVFKYVWAEEFDIKIKSGEIACS, from the exons ATGGCAACAAACGCGTGCAAATTCCTTTGCCTCATTCTCCTTTTTGCCTTCGTCTCCCAAG GATTTGGGTGTTCTAGATCCTTTAGTGATATATCACTAAAACAATCAAAAACCGGAAAAATGGTCAAGAACACACCAGAGTGGGAAGTGACATTGACGAACCCTTGTTCCTGCACAGGCACTGACATAACGTTGACATGTGACGGTTTCAAATCGCTCACACCCATCGACCCTTCGCAGATATTGGTAGCCGGTGACGAGTGTTCGCTCATCAACAATTTATATGGCGAAACTGACTTTGTTTTCAAATACGTATGGGCCGAGGAGTTCGATATCAAGATCAAGTCGGGCGAAATAGCTTGCTCTTAA